The DNA window TTTTATGAACCGTTGATTGACCAGATGTTGCTGCCGAGCCTGCGCCACATAAAATTACAGCGAACACTAAGGTGACTTAACATAACATAACTTTCCGTTTATCAAGCATATTTTATTACCTCCTAATATTATCAAGCAACAAATATGAAAGTACCATACCATATAGTTTGGTATTGATCCAAAAAAACCGAACAAATTCAACATGAAAAAACAGACAGTGCACTTTAAATTTTTAGGTTAGATCCTTTTTAATGACTGGAATTGTAAAGTAGAAGGTTGTTCCATTTCCAGGTTGGGATTCTGCCCATATCTTTCCTCCCTGGTCTTCAACAATTTTTTTTGAGATAGCGAGTCCTATCCCAGTACCCTCATATTCTTCATGGGTGTGCAGCCTCTGGAATATGGTGAATATTTTATTAAGATGTTTCGGGTTTATTCCGATACCATTATCACTCACAGAGAACAGGTACCGATTTTTTTCCCTTTTCACTGAGATATGAATCGCTGGAGGTTCGCTGCCACGATACTTTATGGCGTTTCCTATCAGGTTCTGGAAGAGTTGTACATTCAATTTTTCATCTGCCTCAACTGTTGGCAGAGGATCGTTTGTGACTCGAGCTTTGGTCTCTCCAATGGGAACCTTTAAATTTATGAGTGCTATTTTCAGTGCATCTTCAAGATTAGTACGAGTTATGTGTCGTTTTTTACTGTTAAGCCTGGAGTAAAGCAGGAGATCGTTGGTCATGTTGTCCAGGCGTTTGGCACCTTCAACTGCAAATCCAATGAATTCATTAGCATCTTTATCCAGTTTGTCAGCATATCTACGCTGTAAAAGCTGTAAAAAACTGGTTATCATCCTTAATGGTTCCCTTAGATCGTGAGAGGTGATGTAAGCAAACTGTTCCAGTTCCTTATTTGATTTTTCAAGCTTTTTCAAGGTTTGATTCATCTGAATTTCAGCCCTTTTCCTCAGTAAAATTTCTAAAAATGCCCTTGATAACGATTCAATATTTCTTTGATCCTCCCTTGTGTAACCTTCTCTCTTGTTTGCTAACCCTATCATTCCAATGGTTTTTTCGCCGTGTTTAAAGGGCACACCCAGAAACGATCCGATCTCTGGATGTTTACTTGGCAGATTAGTGGATTGTTTGGTAGGAGTATCATTTACGATCTGGGAAAATCCACGTTTTACAGTTTCTCCCCAGAAACCATCCATCCTAATGCTCTTTAACATGTTCATGGATTTTGATATTTCACCCTTAGAATTTGGATGGTTCATTACGATGTTGTTCAAAGTTTCCTTCTCATCATGTTCTCCGAAGAATCCAAATTCACTTTCAGTTAATATTTCAGCATTTTCCAAAAATTTGTTAGTTATGTCCTTTTCTGATTCCAAGGTTAGTGATTCGTGGAACAGCTGATTAATACTTCTTAAAAGTTTTTGGTTCTTCTTTATCTGGAGTTCTGAATTTTTTCTCTCGGTGATGTCGTAGATAAATGATATGAACATCACCTTCTCCCCTACCTGGATGGCCTCTGTACTGGATATTATAGTTTTTTTGGTCCCATCCTTACAATGAACTTCAATTTCAATGTTACGGATCCCGCCGTTTCGCTGGGATTTTCCAAGATAATCCATTCGCGTATTTTTCCTTATTATTCCAAGCTCTGATGATGTGCTTCCTACGAGTTCATGTCTTGTGTAACCTGTTAGATCCACAAAACTTTGGTTAACATCTATCCATCTACCCTCTTTATCTGATAGCGTCATTCCAGCTGGATTTGAATGGAATGCCTTGAGAAATAGTTCTTTACTTTCTGAAAGTGATCTGTTGATCCTCCTTAGAATCTTTTGATTTAAGTTCAGTTCCTGATTAGTGTTGGTAAGGTCCCGGGTTAAATTCTTTAATATATTGTTTGCATGGCTTAGTTCAGCTGCCATCAACTTCAATTCATTGTTAGACATTTGAAGTTCTTTTGTAAGCTTTTTTTCCTTTTGAAGAAGGGTCTTGTTGAGAAGCTCTGCTTCTTTAGCATTGGTCACGTCCCTAATAAGGCTTTCTATCCCTATAATTTCATTTTGTTCGTTTTGAACATATTGTGCATTTTGTGATGCTATGAATGTGGAATCATCTACCCTGACACATTCAATTTCGTTGTTCTCAATTTTTCCATATTTTCGTAGGATATTTATAACTAGATATCTTTCTTCGGGATTTTTGTAGTAGGATGTGGCTTTGGTGCCAATCATGGCCTCTGGTGATTCGTAGCCATAAAGTTTGGAAGCTGCAACATTTGCCAGGATAATGTTTCCATCGTTATCAGCCCTTAGATAAGCATCCTGAATATTTTCTAGAATGTTACTGTATTGTTTTTCACTGGTTTTTAAGGCTTCTTCTGTGGATTTTTTCAGGCTAATATCTCTAATAAAACCGTCAACACCTTGGATTTGATTTTGATTGTCGTATATGAACTGTGCATTCAATGATATCCACATGGTTGTGCCATCATTTCGGACTCCCATTAATTCGTAGTTTTCTAATTTTCCGTTTTCATTGATTTTTTTGATTAAAAAATCCGGGTCATCTATATCTTTGTAAATATCTGTGAAATTAAGCCCCAGTATTTCATGTATTGATTGGAATCCGCATATTCTGGCCATTGATGGGCTTGCCATGATTATGATAGCTTCGGTGTTAATTCTAAAAAACCCGTCTTGGATGTTGTTCATGATGGTTCTGTAGCGTTCTTCATTGGTTCTCAGTTTGTTTAAAGCCAGTTGTTTGTCTGTAATATCATGATAAACAGCCATGTATCCTTCATTTTCATTGTTTTGGCTGGAAATTTTGGTGAAGTTTTGTTCAACAACTATTTCATTTCCCTGTTTGTTTCGGGTTTTAAGAATTGTTTGTGAACTTCCCTTAGATTCTAGTTCATCCTGTATCTTCTGAGTTTCATCAAGTGATAAGTCGGGTTTTACTATTTCAAGGGGTTGTTTTCCTATTACTTCAGATTCTAGGAAGCCAAATATTTCTTCAGCACCATGGTTCCAGTAGTTGATTCTGAAGTGCTTAT is part of the Methanobacterium lacus genome and encodes:
- a CDS encoding PAS domain S-box protein, with product MESISFNSEETRKVFQSIFHNSLDAVLITYPTTDGDKIFYSNTAAEELFGFTQTELCKTGWKSVLYHKDPKLRKFLKALKDNGTSKEELVFIKKDGSKFPGEITANLIIENDKILNIAMVKDVSWRKTAEHILIQNQRKFKYQAKLLNEVKDAVLGVDKHFRINYWNHGAEEIFGFLESEVIGKQPLEIVKPDLSLDETQKIQDELESKGSSQTILKTRNKQGNEIVVEQNFTKISSQNNENEGYMAVYHDITDKQLALNKLRTNEERYRTIMNNIQDGFFRINTEAIIIMASPSMARICGFQSIHEILGLNFTDIYKDIDDPDFLIKKINENGKLENYELMGVRNDGTTMWISLNAQFIYDNQNQIQGVDGFIRDISLKKSTEEALKTSEKQYSNILENIQDAYLRADNDGNIILANVAASKLYGYESPEAMIGTKATSYYKNPEERYLVINILRKYGKIENNEIECVRVDDSTFIASQNAQYVQNEQNEIIGIESLIRDVTNAKEAELLNKTLLQKEKKLTKELQMSNNELKLMAAELSHANNILKNLTRDLTNTNQELNLNQKILRRINRSLSESKELFLKAFHSNPAGMTLSDKEGRWIDVNQSFVDLTGYTRHELVGSTSSELGIIRKNTRMDYLGKSQRNGGIRNIEIEVHCKDGTKKTIISSTEAIQVGEKVMFISFIYDITERKNSELQIKKNQKLLRSINQLFHESLTLESEKDITNKFLENAEILTESEFGFFGEHDEKETLNNIVMNHPNSKGEISKSMNMLKSIRMDGFWGETVKRGFSQIVNDTPTKQSTNLPSKHPEIGSFLGVPFKHGEKTIGMIGLANKREGYTREDQRNIESLSRAFLEILLRKRAEIQMNQTLKKLEKSNKELEQFAYITSHDLREPLRMITSFLQLLQRRYADKLDKDANEFIGFAVEGAKRLDNMTNDLLLYSRLNSKKRHITRTNLEDALKIALINLKVPIGETKARVTNDPLPTVEADEKLNVQLFQNLIGNAIKYRGSEPPAIHISVKREKNRYLFSVSDNGIGINPKHLNKIFTIFQRLHTHEEYEGTGIGLAISKKIVEDQGGKIWAESQPGNGTTFYFTIPVIKKDLT